A stretch of the Cytophagia bacterium CHB2 genome encodes the following:
- a CDS encoding acyltransferase, which produces MTDNLTHKPRRETVEIQKELFDAKKSKLQKYKEIVLGESSTWYLIKYELITLVASWLPGALGLVLRGKLYPLLLGSVGRNVTFGSNVVLRHPRKIHLGNDVVIDDNVVLDAKGNDNEGLFIGNGVFVGRNTILSCKNGDIVIDDNANLGFNSEIFSASRVRVGKNVLMAAYVYLVGGTHTFNRSDIPIIEQERSSQGIEVGDNSWLGAHAVVFDGVTVGRECIIGAGAVITLDIPDWKIAVGVPAKVVKDRREMSGKIETV; this is translated from the coding sequence ATGACTGACAACCTCACTCACAAACCGCGCCGTGAAACAGTCGAGATTCAGAAAGAGCTGTTTGACGCAAAGAAATCGAAGCTGCAGAAATACAAGGAAATCGTGCTCGGCGAGAGCAGCACCTGGTATTTGATCAAGTACGAATTGATCACGCTTGTCGCGAGCTGGCTGCCGGGCGCGCTCGGCTTGGTTCTGCGGGGAAAGTTGTATCCGCTGCTCTTGGGCAGCGTCGGGCGCAATGTCACCTTCGGCAGCAACGTGGTGTTGCGCCATCCGCGCAAAATTCATCTTGGCAATGATGTGGTCATCGATGACAATGTGGTGCTGGATGCCAAAGGGAATGATAACGAGGGCTTGTTCATTGGCAACGGCGTGTTTGTGGGCCGCAATACCATTCTGAGCTGCAAAAATGGCGACATCGTCATCGACGATAACGCCAACCTCGGCTTCAACAGCGAAATTTTTTCTGCCAGCCGCGTGCGCGTGGGCAAGAACGTGTTGATGGCGGCATATGTTTATCTCGTGGGTGGCACGCACACGTTCAACCGCAGCGATATTCCGATCATTGAACAAGAACGCTCGAGTCAAGGCATCGAGGTTGGCGACAATTCCTGGTTGGGTGCGCACGCCGTGGTGTTCGACGGCGTGACGGTTGGCCGCGAATGCATCATTGGCGCGGGCGCCGTCATCACTCTGGATATTCCCGACTGGAAAATCGCCGTGGGCGTGCCCGCAAAGGTAGTCAAGGATCGCCGCGAAATGTCGGGCAAAATCGAAACTGTCTAA